One Mus pahari chromosome 10, PAHARI_EIJ_v1.1, whole genome shotgun sequence genomic window, TCGCCGCGGCACCTGCCCATCCCGGAGCTCGTGACATCGCTTCGCCATTCTCTGTCGTGGACGACGACCCCGTGCGGAGAGGCTGCGGCACCTTCCCGAGGTCTCGGCCTCTGGCTCTGACGTCCTGCCGCGGTGGGCTTGAAGGTTAGTCCCTCCGCAGCTGCAGCCCCGGCGTCTTTCCTTCAGCTTGGTGCTTAGCCCTCGCCTGGACCTTGGAGAAGTGACTTGATTGCCGGGCTTTGAGGAGGAGAAATGGATCACTTGTTTCATTCTGTGTCCCCGTTGCTGGCCTCATACCAGTTGACCCTGTCGCCATTCGTAGGCCGGTGTGGTGTGGCCGGGAGAAAAATCGTTGTAATGTGAACCCAGTTTCTCCAGGATACCTCCCGGCAAGGGTCAGAGGCGCTTACCGGCCTGTGGACAAGCGTTGGATACCTGCCGCAGGCGACAGGCAGCCGGGCCTAGCCAtccatcccctcttccccagcGATTCAACTACAACCCAAACATCTAGATACCAGCACAAGCCGGTGAATCCCTGTCTGGActgagcctctggcttctgaaCTGGAATTTTTGCAGCTATTACAAGTTTAGAATCTTAAGTGGGGAGATTTAATGGGCTAATTTTATTAAAGGAtcgtttggttttttaaaaaacaaaagtggagTGTCTGATTTAACGTTGAATGCTATAGTCCCGGGACTAGACAGAGCTCCGTGATAGAGCCATGTACCTGGCACGGCACATCTTGGGAGGGAGTGGGACTATAAGGTAACTTCCCTTACTTTCTGCAGGCTGAGTGTGGGAGTGGAAAAGCCTATGTAATCCACGAAGATCCCGTTGACTGAAGACAGACAGGCTGTAGGAATTGAAGGCtggtttctcttgtttttttgttttgacaacATGAGGCAAATCAGCATGTTATACAAAAGAAAGGTCTGAAACTCAATTCAAGTTTAGAAGGGCTTTGGGTTTATTCATATCTTCCCCAACTCCATCAGAAGAACCACATTCTAAACTGGTTTATTAGTGGTATTGGTTACATTCAAAGATTGGCATGGACTTTCTCTAAAGAGATGAAGCCCCCAACTACTGAGGGAAAGGCAGATATGGAGGCCCCAAGGTGAGGCACATCTTCCAAAGCGGAAGTCTCAACAACCCCGTGGTTCGATTTCCTGGGATAATCAACACCCCTAGTAGAGGAGCACAGGGCACTTGGAAGCCAGATGTAGGCACTGGAGTGGCAGCCGGGGTTCCTGTGCCCTACAGACCAGTTAGCGCACATCATTAAGCTGCCGTGCAACATCCAGGATGTTCTTTGCTCCTTTGTTGAGCAGCAAGCTGGCCAGGCTGATGCCCAGGGTCTCAGCAGCTAGCTGGGCTCCTCTCGGGATGTTCCGGGCAGTGATTCCAACCAGCTGTGGGTCATCCTCTGGACCATCTTCTTGCTGGATGATGGGTTACAGTTTTGGTGAGAGGAAGATTACAAGCAGTTCTATTTATTCCTCCCTCATCTCCCAGTCAATACCTGAACAGGGACCTGGATGGTGGCCTGCATAGTCTCTTGCATGCTATCTGAGCCATCTAGACTCCAGACTCCACCAGTCAGGTACAGCTAGGAAATAAAATGTTGGTACCAGTATATTTAAAGAAAGTTACTTAGATGTTTGGGTACACATGGAAATgacagttccctccctccccacccccaatctatTTTCCCAGCTTACTTGCCCATCTTTCATCACTGTATGCACTGCTACTGGCACGCTGCAGCCTCCTTCCTGCAATGATATGTTCCTTTGAGCTCTAAGGGCCGTTAACACCACTTTTGACCACAGACCTCTTAGGGGCCAGGTCAAGGTCCTctccatacatataaaacattacATACAGAGTGCTTGAGAAATCTCCCTACTGCCCTTCCTGGTTCCCCACACCACCATGTGAGGAGCCCATCTTACCAGGTGCCTCAGAAAAGCCCTTTCAGCAATGCAGCGAAGCAGAGTTTCAGGATCGTGCAACACACTCACTAGGTCCAAGATATCCTGGTCCTTGGCTCGGACTTCCACAGCTAGAGCTCCCTAAAGGAACAACAGGCCTGATCTCCAGTAACGGAGCTAAACATGGGAAACACCCCTCTACCTGCTTCCCAGGGTCTTATGCATGCCAAATCCTGTCCTTCCCTAAACATCTTATTTGATGGGTAGCAGGTGCCAAAGGTTATGAACCCAGGTTCTCTCCAGGCAAACTTACCTGACCCACAGCATACATGCATTCCTCTGGGTGCAAGATCTGTGGAGACAGACAAGATGGTGGGATAGGGGGTGTTCAAAGGCAATGAACTAGGGTTTGCCAATCTAGGAAGCCTGGGGAAGGCACAGGTAGGAAGTCCAGCAACGAATCCCAATATCCTTAGCCTGGGCTTCTGGCTTGTAGTGTTGTTGGCAGAATGGTCAAgaagaaaccaaggcaggagaGAAGCAGATTCAAGCGGAACAGGAGAACAGGGCAGCTCCTACCTGGCCCACCCGGCTCTGCCAGCCCATGCGCTGTAAGCCAGCCACAGCCAGGACAATGGCACTGAATTCCTGTAGCTCATCCAGCTTCCGAAGGCGGGTGTTGAGGTTTCCCCGCTGTGGAGCTTTGCTAAGGAGAAGTCAAGACCTACACACTGCACCCTCCGCCCCACAGTCTCTTTTCCCCCCTCtagctaactttttaaaaacttttgtttttgttgagtggtggtgtacacacctttaaatcccagcactggaggcagaaacatctccatgaattcaaggctaaatctggtctacagagagttccaggtcaggctaGGCTCTACAGAAAAAGCCTGTCtagaaaaatgggaaaagggctggtgagatggctcagtgggtaagagcacccgactgctcttccaaaggtcctgagttcaaatcccagcaaccacatggtggctcataacNNNNNNNNNNNNNNNNNNNNNNNNNNNNNNNNNNNNNNNNNNNNNNNNNNNNNNNNNNNNNNNNNNNNNNNNNNNNNNNNNNNNNNNNNNNNNNNNNNNNNNNNNNNNNNNNNNNNNNNNNNNNNNNNNNNNNNNNNNNNNNNNNNNNNNNNNNNNNNNNNNNNNNNNTTGGATAGGATCTCATAATGTAGCCGTGACTGtactgaaacttgctctgtaatttttattttagttttctgtgcatgggtgttttgcatgcataccttcaaaggccagaagagggcatcagttcccctaGAACTGAAATAGGaaacagctgtgagctacctTGTGAGTGCTGGAAGCTGAACCAGGGATTTCTGGAAAAAGCAACCAGCactttaaaccactgagccatctctccagccccaggacacactgtttttaaaattagttttatgaAACATACTACATGTTCACTGTAAAAACCAAAACCGCTTAGCGGCATAGAAAGTAGAAGCAGAAGTgccttctgcccctgcctcccagcgTGGTCACTGGTCAGTACCGccaatgcctgcctgcctgcccgtcTAACATGTCAACTCTACATAGTGAGGGACATTAAAGggtgctgagcagtggtggcgcacgcctttaatcctagcacttcggaggcagaggcgggtggatctctgagttggaggccagcctggtctacagagtgagttccaggacagccagggttatacagagaaaccctgtctcgaaaaaaaaaaagaaaaaagaaaaaaaaaaacccaaaaaataaataaaaaaaagaaaagaaaagaaaagaaaaataacggATTAAAGGACTGTGGATGTGTAgctggatggatggacggacggatggatggaaAGTCCCCCTGCCCTCATGGACCACTTACTTCGGAAGGTCCTTCTATTTTAGGACTCTCAGAGTCCTCCAGAACTTCTTTCCCTCTTTGGCCCTTCCCTCGCCTGAAAGGATACAATACTCCTGAATTCCAGGTGGgggaactttctctgtagctgAGCCACTCTCCTCAGGGAGCTGGTTCCCACGGCACTGCTCAGAGAGAGTGTAGAATTAGACTTAACCCGGGCTGCCACTGTTCTCCACTGCCCAGCCCTCTCTCCCCCTACACCAGCCCCACTCACCTTTTCTCTGGCAAGGTTTCCAGAGTCTTTCCAATAAACTTTGGGTGAAAGACAACAGCATCACAAGGGTTTTCCCGTCTGGAGAGCAAATGATGAAATAAAGGTATTAGCATTTGGAGATAATGCTTAactttagcccaggctgacctaaaatTTTCTCTGTACCCTAGGCTAGCCTTTAACTCacaataatcctcctgcctcagctcc contains:
- the Hmbs gene encoding porphobilinogen deaminase; this translates as MSGNGGAATTAEENGSKMRVIRVGTRKSQLARIQTDTVVAMLKALYPGIQFEIIAMSTTGDKILDTALSKIGEKSLFTKELENALEKNEVDLVVHSLKDVPTILPPGFTIGAICKRENPCDAVVFHPKFIGKTLETLPEKSAVGTSSLRRVAQLQRKFPHLEFRSIRGNLNTRLRKLDELQEFSAIVLAVAGLQRMGWQSRVGQILHPEECMYAVGQGALAVEVRAKDQDILDLVSVLHDPETLLRCIAERAFLRHLEGGCSVPVAVHTVMKDGQLYLTGGVWSLDGSDSMQETMQATIQVPVQQEDGPEDDPQLVGITARNIPRGAQLAAETLGISLASLLLNKGAKNILDVARQLNDVR